AAATTATATTGCAATACTGTCTCcttgtgttagcgtgggtttcctccgggtgctccagtttcccccacagtctaaagacataggCTAtagaattggatgaactaaactggtcatagtgtatgagtgtgagtattaatgagagtgtatgggtgtttcccagtagctggaaaggcatccgctttgtaaaacatatgccagaatagttggtggttcattatgctgtggccacttctgaaataaagactagcaaaataaaaatgaatgaatatactggcaagctaataattctgatttcaactgcatGTAAACATCCGGTCCAAAcgcaaaaaccattttaaaaattccaaatcacaaaaaatgtttccatcagcctttaattttgtATTAACGTTGATATTAAGCAGCTGAACTCCATGCTTATATCTGGCAACAAAGTTTCACTACTAGCAAAGTCTGTGCCAACTTGTGTTCTGCGCCTGGCTTCCGTTTTACACTGCTAAACTCTGAATGACCAGCAGGACTTAGAGGCAAAACTTTGGACCAGGCAGAACAAAGAAACTAAAGCATGTCTGTGCTAAATAAGGAAGGTTTCCACATAATCGCTGATGTTATGCAAGGCAGTGAAAGGCTCTTGGCTGTTTGCAAAAGTTCGCCTCTGAGCCCAAGTTTCTGTCCAGCAGGAAACAAACCTGAAGCAAGTCTGCTCTTGCCCTTCCGCTCAAAATACTTTACTCTGTTGTGGCATTGCTACAGGCAAGGAAAACCTGTTCGACATACCAATGCTCTAAAGAGTTCTCTGAAGTAAAAGTAATCTGCTTTAGTGATGTTGTTGACCCAAAAAGTGGACACTTTATACGTTCAGGATGTCGGACGTCAATGCACATGAGAAATACTATAGATAACAATGTTTACTGCACTTAGGCTTCTGAATATTTATAAgtaaataattgtgttttttttttttttttgctaaaaatactaaaatatttacTGAAAttgttaaatgtcatttaaaactataatattatatgatgtattatataaatattataggcCTACGCAGagagtaaattaaaatattaaagtattaACTAGCTTTTAATCTCAAGAATGTTGGTGAAGTATTGTTCTgtgtaattattaaattacagaCTTATTGTACGTGGACTTACTGTATTATGTAAAAGAATATATGATCATACTGAATTTGATCATACATTACATTGATTGCTGATTATTGTCAAAGTGGTGGtgaagtataaatatttaaaatgattagtatTTTGGTTCTTCGTCTCAAATAGAGTATTTTGATAAGTAAATGGCATCAAatgatatttgttttaattatggcagatcagttttatttatttagttattatataaACTAACATATGggacaaaaacaagcaaaaataacaTATAAATTCTACtgctattatataaatattataaattctaTTATCAAttatatcaaaataataataataaataaataaagcttttgtttatgtgtttgcatattatgcatatttattttgttatatctaatactatatatatatatatatatataattttatttagtattttttgagTACACTGTGTATACATTATGCAAATacagaattttatttatatttttaattgcaattaaccaattttttacagtgctaaAATTCACGTTTTCTATTGATACGTTAATTACAAGTATTTATTGTATGACTGCTTAATGCATATGTGCAATATGCACACATATGTTGCAGAAAATGTTAATTGCGCGATTTAATACTGCAGCCTGTGTCCAGTCATATTTGCGCAATATAAGCAGTTTCACATTTCCACTGTGACATTAGGTTATATTTGAACTCGCATAAGCCCGTGTTACACTCATGACTGATCGGATTATGATTCTGTTGACATGCGTAATTACGCATGGTAATGAATGTACTACGCACGGGCGGGGCGGGGTCGCCTCCAGCTGCGGTGGTCCAAGGCGCTGATGCTGATGGATCCGGCTTGACAGAACAAGGTTATCCGCCAGGAGAGAGTCCGTCCATTTTCTTCAGCATTAGCAGCAGCAGAtccccgcccgcccgctcgcgcCACGGAGCGCGTCCCCGGGACTCCACGCACGGCAGAGGCGCAGGACGAGCACAGGTTGCCGCGCCCAACATAACGCGGGATGCGACCGACTCCTGCAGCTGGCTGGGATGCAGTGCGCTTCAGAAGCACAAACGCAACTAGCGCTTTCATGTAATGTCGCGTGCATGTGAAAATAAGGCACTTTAAGGACGAGGAACGCAAAGAGAGAATCTAGCCGAGGAGGGTTTGCATCCGTGTGGATGTGTAACAGGAAAAGTCGACTGCATGGATTTAATTAGCTCCCACTGATCGTTCACGTGCGAACTTTTCCCCTCCGACAATGTGAAAGAATATCCCGCATTCGAGTGTTATAGAGTGCACACGGACCCGTTGAAGATGCAGATGCTGCTTTTGAGGACGATCTTTTTCGTTGCGGGATGCCCACATGTTTTGCTGCGCGGGGGAAACCGTAACGCACACACCAAAGAGACGGCCAACGTTACTCTTAGGAGCCTTCACGATGCAAAAGCCAGCGCCACACACCCTGCGAGGCATCAAGCCGCGGGTACACCTGCCTTTGACACTATCAGACAGACTTCAGGAGACAACAGCAACTTGTCTTCGCATCTCTGGCTGCTTCTGGAGAGCAAACAGTATGGATACAGACATCTGCTGTCCAACAGAACACACGCGGTCACGGTGAGTGGCTCGAACCCACAGAAGCGCTTGCGGCGGCATAAAAGGAAAAAGTTGAATGGTGAGATGCCCGCTACCATGGGAACAGTCGCTGGACACAATAACTCTAAGCCGTATTCAATGAGCAAGCGAGAGAGAAACCACAGACGCAAAAGAGGCACAAAGGAGCACCACAAGAAAACCTTCAAGAGCTCGAAAAGGGGCCCGAATAAAAGCGCTCCCCCGCTGACACCAGTCGAAACTTATTATAACGCCCTGACATCCTCTTTAACCATGTGGGAACCGCTTCCCAAACCCCAAGCTCTCACCTCCACCGACTTCCCATTCGATCTCACTGAATTCCACACCAAACCCTTAGACGACCCATGGGACGCCACACCAATGACCCCTCCGTATGCTGAGGATGAGGAGAGCATCTTCTTCCCCAATCCTTTCTACCCGGTCACAAGCGAAACATACGGGGCGTATGCAATCACCATCATCTCCGTGCTTATTTTTGCGGTGGGAATAACCGGGAACATAGCAATAATGTGTGTTGTGTGCCATAACTACTACATGAGGAGTATCTCCAATGCTCTTCTGGCCAACCTCGCCATCTGGGACTTTGCACTGCTCTTGTTTTGCCTGCCCCTCGTGGTGTTTCACCAACTCACAAAGACTTGGCTGCTGGGCCAGTTCACCTGTAAAGTCGTACCATATATCGAGGTAAAGGAATCCATATTCACTCATATCAGGGTTTAATGTTTGTGTTGCAAGCATCAATACTTTTTAAACATCTTTAAGCATATAAAAGTTCTCTTGTGGGATGCATAGAgtttaataaacataatatattattaaatatattattaactatttattgtttataatttcTACATATAAAATTATATGCATTTGAATTCGGTTTTAACATAGACTAATGCATACAATAAATCCGGTAGGAAACAGGTGGCATGTCTGcactcttaaaataaataaataatactatttacATAATGCATTTATTCAAATAGCTTAAAATCAGCATGACAGATCAGTCCACTTATAGATTTATGAATGCCTAATTACAAGATATATCTATTCATGTTGTGTACAATTGCACAACATAAATTAAAAATGCATCACAAATGGATAAGAAACAGGAACATTATATcagagcattcttcaaaatatcttcttttctagTTCTACTATTTCATGCACTAATGCATTCAGGAGAATTTGCGTTTCTTGCACTGAAGGGTGAGGTATCGAAACCATGGCATGGTGGGTAATTCTGTCTCTTTTGGAGAGCCGTCAGTGCTCCCTGCATGCAAAAGAGCATCCACCCTGCCCTCAGGACACCTGCACTGGCAGTCTGCTCTGACCTCTGTCCCACTGCCGTCACATACTGTACGGTGCAACCATAACCGTTCACTTGACATGAAATCTGCAGGCACCCCGCTGCCATCCACCACACCCAGTTTCAGCAGAGCTCACTTTACAACCAAACACTGCGCCGCTTTAGTGTCAGAGTAATCGTGGATGGAAATCTTGTCCTGTTGcatctcacacaaacacatatgcagATCACATTTCAtgacaaaaactaaaaaagttaTGCTTTGaggatttgtttttctttttttttgttgttgttgcattgCCTTGCAGCATTATTTTCATGACTATTAGACACTCACCACAAAAACGTTCATAATTATAATGTTATGCATTTGCATAAACCAAACATCACTCTCCTTTAGTGTCCCCCACCctccaaaacaaaaaactaaaaacaaaaaatcaacagGAATGCATTAGGAAAAATGCCTGAACCTGATTGAATTGTATTTTTCTGAATTGTTTTCATGAAAATTAGGGATTGACTACAGACATTTACATTATTACAATGTTATTAATTTGCAACAATCAAACATCGCCATTATATGGTACAGATATATCCAGATTACATTTCCCTCAGAAAATCAACAAGACAAGATGTGTTTGCATTTAGAAAAATGCATAAAGCCtgctttaattgtatttaattaaatgtttttttttgctttattgcaTTGCTTTGCAACATTATTTGCATGGCAATTAGGCATTGACCATACAAATTTGAATATTACAATGTTATGCATTTGCAACAACGAAACATCACCCTTCTTTAGTGTCAGAATATATCCAGATCACAAGAGATGAAGCATATGCATTAAGAAAAATGCCTAAAAGCctgatttaattgtgtttttctgTATTACAGTGCTTTGTAGCATTATTTTCACGACAATTAGGGATTAActacagacatttttttaataattacaacGTTATGCATTTGCAACAACTAAACTGTCCAAATATATCCAGATCacccctaaaaaaataataataataaaataaaaataaaatatcgatAAGATAAGATAAATACCTGAAGCctgattttatttcattacatttcaACATTATTTTCATGACAATTCGGCATTGACCATGAAAAGTTTAATTATTACAACGTTACGCGTTCACAACAAGTAAACACCACCCTTCTTTGGTGTGCAAATATATCCAGATCACATTTCCCTcccaaaaagataaaaaaaaatcaacaagaaATTATGCATATGCATTAAGAAAAATGCCTGAAACCTAATTCaattgtttatatatgtatatatatatatatatatatatatatatatatatatatatatatatatatatatatatatatatatatatatatatatataccttgcCTTGTGACTTTATTTTCATGACGATTAGGGATTGTCcacaaaatgtttattattacaatGTTATGCTTTTGCATCAACCAAACACCACCCTTTTTTAGTGCCCAAATATATCCAGATCACATTTCCCCCAAATATCAACAAGTGATGATGCATATGCATTAGGAAATGCCTGAAACcggatttaattatattttgctttatttcattgctttgcaactttattttcatgacaattaatgATTGACTGCAAAAAATGTCATTCTTACAATGTTATGCATTTGCAACAACCAAACCTCACCCTTCCTCAGTGTCCAAAATATCCAGATCACCCCCCTGCCACAAAAAATCAACAAGAGATGATGCATATGCATTAAGAAAAATGCCTGAAACctgatttaattgtgtttttctgTATTGCATTGCTTTGTAACATTATTTTCATGACAATTAGGGATTAActacagacatttttttaattattacaacGTTATGCATTTGCAACAACTAAACATCACCCTTCTTTAGTGTCCAAATATGTCCAGATCACATTTCCCTCCATTAAAAATCAACAAGTGATGATGCATATGCATTAAGAAAAATGCCTGAAACctgatttaattatattttgcttAATTTCATTGCtttgcaactttattttcataacaATTAGGGATTGACTGCAA
The Danio rerio strain Tuebingen ecotype United States chromosome 4, GRCz12tu, whole genome shotgun sequence genome window above contains:
- the gpr37b gene encoding prosaposin receptor GPR37b precursor — its product is MQMLLLRTIFFVAGCPHVLLRGGNRNAHTKETANVTLRSLHDAKASATHPARHQAAGTPAFDTIRQTSGDNSNLSSHLWLLLESKQYGYRHLLSNRTHAVTVSGSNPQKRLRRHKRKKLNGEMPATMGTVAGHNNSKPYSMSKRERNHRRKRGTKEHHKKTFKSSKRGPNKSAPPLTPVETYYNALTSSLTMWEPLPKPQALTSTDFPFDLTEFHTKPLDDPWDATPMTPPYAEDEESIFFPNPFYPVTSETYGAYAITIISVLIFAVGITGNIAIMCVVCHNYYMRSISNALLANLAIWDFALLLFCLPLVVFHQLTKTWLLGQFTCKVVPYIEVASLGVTTFTLCALCIDRFRAATNVQMYYEMIENCTSTAAKLAVIWIGALLLALPELLIRQLVSENGDNTVDDPTSERCLIRISTSLPDTLYVLGLTYEGARLWWCFGCYFCLPTLFTIGSSVATARRIRRAERGCARGNKKQIRLESQMNCTVVALAIVYGACVVPENVCNMVSAYMAAGVPQSTMALLHLLSQLLLFLRAAVTPVLLLCLCRPFGRAFLECCCCCCADACGIAAHSSATASDDNEHECTTELELSPFSTMRREMSNYTATGSHC